AATATCCGGTCGTCTGGATCAAATGGCTCCGTCCATGCAACATCGGTGCCTAACCCTCCTAAATGACCAGATTCAAGGTGTTCGACAACAGCCTCATAGTCTAAAAGACGGCCTCTTGCAACATTCACCAGAAGCGCACCCTGAAATATAACTATAATTGTTTAACTAGACAATAATTCATCAAAAATTACAATTAACAAGCAAAACAAACTTGTAGATATTTACATTAATTCTTTTCTGATTAGGATCTGATAATCTCTTCACGTATCTAAGCCTATATAAATAACTATTCACTTCTGTAATCATATCTTTCCAATTATAAATACTCGTCGTAAGTCTCAAGTTAAGTTAGTATTCTTCCCCTTATCTTGATCAAAAGTCTCTTTTGTTACAATTCATATTAGACAAATTCTTTCAGCATGTGTCATACCTAACCATAATTGAGATCAGCATGTGACTGGAATCTTACCATCACCGATAAAAGCTTTGGTAATTTGGCCTAATTACATCCCTAACCATAATTGTATCGCCGTCTACTCATGAGCGGCATCCCTCATTACTTGTTTTTATTAGAGATAACTATTCaattaacaaaatcaaaattcaagcAATGCTCTTAGGAGAGTTCTAGGAACGAGTTACTTGCATGTTAAACTAAAATTCAGATTTTCTTACATGAATTTCAGAGCCTCTCCAATCACAGCAGAGAAGCATTTCAATAGTACATTTTACTATAATTTGTTTCACACAACATTATTTCACTCTGATTTTTTAGAAACTTTGCATTAAGTAAACATAACCAAGGCTCGATTGTAAGGGAAAACCCCAGGAGAACAGTTTTTCTCCTCGCGCAATTCACTTCACAGTTAAACCATAAAATCACTCCACTCTTTTCTCTATTTCCATTGTGTTCCTAAAACACAATGAAACTTGATCCTAAATATATCTACACCAAAAGATAATGACATTGACACAGTTCCTAACATCATCTGCCccagaaaatgaaataaataaatttgaggaGTTCGTCAAGGATGGTACAAACCTTTTTCATGGAAGATATGAAGTTATTGTTTATAATACCAACCTGAAAAAACATCATCTCCAAGTCAATAAGTATGCGTGCCAAAATTACAGCATACTATGCTTAGTTCATTAAAAGCatttaaaatccaaaaaaaacagAATCACGTGTAATTGAAGCTTTCAAGCACAAGCAAATTGtaatgaaaaaacaaatatgCAACCGAACGTAGAAGCTTAAAAATTCACTAAAATGAAATAAACGAAAAGTTGGACAAGGTTTGACCGTTTCACTGTTTAAGATTAAGCAGCAAACAACAATGTCAGCTTTCGCTGCGAAGTCATATATATCTTCATGACTACCCTTCACATCAACAAGAGCATCAACATcatcttcaaaaaataatacagAACACGTTAAGAAATAGAAGAACAAACTAGTCTTATTAAAAAGTAATAATCCACGACTATAGGGAAGGAAAATACTTTTACTTAATTCGTTGGTGTTTTGTGCATATGAAGCCCAACTCCGCTTTGTAGCAATAACTTTTACGCCAAATGGTTTCAATCGCCGTGCTAAATCAACTCCAATGCTACCGAAGCCCAAAATGAATACCTacattatcataaaaaaatagtttttccaCAAACAGTGTTAGATTTTGCAAATACTACCACCATGTAAAAGTTGCACAACATGAGGAAACAGATGTTAACAGAGAAAATATGATCTTTCATGGTTCTTTTATCAACTGTTCCCCATAACTAGGAATGGAACAGGTCAGGCTGCTCATTTGAGCCTATGGCCTAGCCTACATCAGAGCTAGATTGGGCCAATCTTATTAATTGAATAAATCAGGTCAagtagataaaaaataaaaaattgacttAAAGCCGTCCAAAATTTTCACTAATAGTACATTCCTACTATTATTTGCTTCACACAacattatttaacaaaaaaattaattcaatcGATTTTCATGAAACGGGAAAtcccttaaaaaaataaaagccaTCTATATGTAATACATGTTatccataatattttttaagtcCATTGGCCAACTATACAAAATATTTCTTAGACTGTAAATCCCCTTAACCCTACtttaaaggtagaaatataggTTTTACTTAGGTAGAATATGTTGAGAACTTGAGATCCATTTTAATCAATGTATGCAACTATActtgttggatattccgccttcattgcggtccacccccatctgcctaattgcggcatttgggttgccttcattgcagcctccaacaccttcattgtgttgggtgtgaaggggtggatttagtcccacattgctaagagatatggcctgtgtagcgtttatatagctttggcaaccctcactttacaagctagcttttgtggttgagtataggcctctcaaattctgacatggtatcagagcctatcctagatctattgttgggcttcccgcatcgtccacgcttcaggcccattgggcctgagcgtgagggggtgtgttggatattccgccttcattgcggtccacccccatctgcctaattgcggcatttgggttgccttcattgcaacctccaacaccttcattgtgttgggtgtgaaggggtggatttagtcccacattgctaagagatatggcctgtgtagcgtttatatagctttggcaaccctcactttacaagccggttttgtgaggatgagttgGGCCAAATATAAAATCTCACAATACTCATGCATCTAaccatcaacaaaattaatgcCCGATAACATATTATAAAACAAGAACAGAAAGCAGTAAGAGATGCAGAATACTAAACGGAATGAATATACTCACAGTTTTCCCAAATAAAGCATCACCGGTAGGCTCTCCAAGCTTCCTTTGTTGTATGGCAATCGCCATTTCATTCTACACAgacgattttattttatttttcgtaAATTAAACAACATTCAATGAACATATTTCGATATAAAAATTCATACAGTATATATACTAAGCAGATTGAAACTTAGGCACAAAAAATCAAAGCATGGTAGATTTGTTGTGGCGAGATGCACAAAAAGGGTAATGGAGAGACGAGAAAAAGATGCAGCGATTGGTGTATTTTAATCTACAAATAAAACTCACTATGATCAACAAAGATTAGATGAACACACaagccgttcaaaaaaaaaaaaaaaagatgaacaCACAAATTGCTCAACCAAGCTAATACCAATACAATCATAGGTTTCCCATACCCAAGCTTGAGAACATGTTAGATAATTCTATAGGATCTAGTTTCTTTTAGTTGACCTGCAAGGTGGTTCTTGACAAATTGGATTGGCTTTGGTGATGAgtgataaattgtttttaaaaccGAACATGGCTTCTATAACTGATTAGTTATGTCCTTTGATTTGTCCAATGCTCCTAGTTTCGTCATGCGGATTATTACATAACCTACAATAGTTCTATAGCAAAAAAATTGAGTTGTCCCCAACAGGAAAGAGAAACTAAACACATATTCTTAAGCATGACTAGGCTAGGTATTTTCTTCTCAATTTTACTCTGATCTATCAAGTAAGACAACTAAGGTCAAAGGGTATGTTTGGCTTGAGGAAACGTTTACTGTTTACACTTCTAATTTCACAAATGCCCCCATGCTTtcattttgttttctattttcaaagacttgctaataaaaatgtggacaaatagttattttcattgtgCAACCACATTTCGTAACCCTGTGTCACCTCATTTAGAAAGAATGAAGggacattttttatttctaaattgAAGATACTGTACTTGCTTACGGAGGAGACCCAATGTTAGATATATGGCCATTTCAGCACAAGAAGCTGCATTTCCGGTAACATCACCAGGAATCCTAGCAACTTTGATTCCATGCTTTGTTGCAGCATCGATGTCAACACCTAATTGATCACGGAGGAAAAAATGAAGCTTTCTGAAATCCATcaataaaactcaaatgacaATAATTGCAGTACCTTCCAGCCCTACACCATACTGCATTATAAGCTGCATCTGAACTGCACGAGAAATTAAGTTTGAATCTAGCTTCATCATTTTTACTATGCAAACATGATAGTTCGCAATAGCCTTCGGCACTTCTTCCAAAGGGAGAACATCAACCTACAAAGGCAAGGCAAGTTAACtggaattattatttttccattGTAATATAAAAGTGGTATAACTGCAAGGCAAGTTCAAATACAAACTATGAATTTCTGTTTCAAAAAAAGGGTACAATCTAGGAATTGTATTAGCTTAAATTACTACAAGTATCGGCATTGACAAGAGTTACAAGTATATAGAAAATAGATAGTATAAAAGCACAAGCACCAGTTTTAATGATTGTCAGATTGGCATCCCAACCATTACATATTCTAAATTATCCGATGCCGTCCTATAGGAGTCCAAAGGAAAGCACCGAAGATAGCTAATTCATTCAAGGTAATATGCTATTAACTAATTTGAACTGTACAGTCATGGAACTTTAATTCAAATACATTGTCAGAATAGGAATTGAGTTGCCTCCGGTTCAACATACCTATCCTTCTTAATTCGTAATTCTACGAGGTTGATCAGCTTTATTATAAGTCAAATAGGAAGCTATGTTAAGCAACAAAGCAATGTTTTTATTCGTCAAATCTCTTCTATTTTTAGGCATGAAATAACCCTACCAACTGAGAGGATGATCccatattttcttttgttttaaccCTCCGGTTCTCAAGGCAACGTGGCCTTGGAAATCCGGAGTTCGGCCAGGAAGTAAGTTAAGTTTGGCTAAAGATTGTTCTAACCATGGATCGAATTCAGGTACTACCAATCAATTCGGTCTTAACTgaaactcattaatcacttgaaccCAACTAGACTAAAAATGCAAGAGacaattataatattaatatcatttattgttattgttggaaATAGTAGTAGAATTCAACATGTGGTTTTGATGTATCTATCTTCTTTCACGCAACGTAAAACATCAACATATgaaaaaacagagaaaatattaaaatgaaaagagCTACAAGACAATATATATTGTCTAATAAAGAGGTACCTTGATAAATGAATGATTCTGCAAATACTCTGTTGTATATAGATGAGAACCTGGGAACTGATGTCCACAAAATAAAACACGAGTGatttttctctcaatttcttTTGTCATGTTCCCATTTTTCTCCATCAGAATTTTCCTACACAATAACAATATGAAGCAGGTGTGAATGAAATCACttaaaaacatttaaaacaaaaacCTCAAAGTCTCATTGGTTCCTCTTCAATTCATCCATTCAAACAAGACAGTGTGAATCTATGAAACATGGCATGGATACAGACGCGGACACCAGACACAACACTCAGACTTGACACTGatgataatttgataaaatatcataaattcaATATAATCATGTGCGTTGGACTGGTGTCGGACACCAGACCATGGCTGATCCTAGCAGTGTCTATGCTTCATAGTTGTGAATTGCAAAAAGTGAAGGAAACTAAACATAGACACGACACTAACACCtggacaccgataataatttgagacaatgacataattcaatataattatatatatctgACATAGGGACACAGCTAATCTAAGGAGTTTCCATGCTtatatattgaatttgaaattaaaaatgaaatttgagtgATTCCAACAAGAACAAAATGGTTAAAAGAGAGAAACATAGCAACCTCGGATCCTGGGTAGCAGTAGAGTAGACAAGTGACTGTTTGGAGTTTGGACCAAACAAAGATTTGCTGCTCCTCACTAACAACCTCACACTCTCTCTTCtcattttacttttattattgtattttatttatttattatcaaATTATTACAATATCTATCTGATTTGAACGTGAAGGGGGTGTAAGTAACTCGACTGTAGGTAGTAATTATGATAATGGGGGGTGCTGATAGTGAAATTAAACAAGCCCATGATAGCCTATTGAAAACATGACACGGCCCAGTTTGgcagaaataaagaaaataacatGCGGCAGGATTAATCGGACGGGCAATATTTGGCCAAAGGCAGGGTGCCTTTTCCGCGTAaattaagggcccgtttggtgcgcaggatagcatagtgacaggataggatataaaacaggataaggataggatatgataacagcaggataacagttatactcagttatcatatcctgtgtttggtgcacacaggataacaaacatgataactattatattttgtttttaatagctcataataatatgataagatatataacatatttaaatgataatgacaaaattactattgtaaaacaattgttatttttttaaaattattttgtaatacttttaattttataaataaaaaatatgaataggtaatcaaataactttatataatttcaaataaaaattatgagaaaataatcaagtttaattttttatatgaatcatgatcaaataaataactcaataatatatacatgttagataagccaaataaatatatgatatatctcatacgtaaataatcaaactactattgcaaaagaattatatttaattttttataaaatttaaattaatattcctatttgtcaattttttaataatcattttactttaaaatattgtaattttagtaaaattttgattttttagaatatataaattacaaaattacccctgtgagaaaatcacatatatatttaaaaattaattattttattatttatattttattaattttattttatgtattttaaaatatattttataaaataaatcagtgttttttttttcttatcctatcctgctggtaacccagctcaaattcaggataagaattataactagagagacaggatatgataagcttcaggattaacttatcatattctgctgtatcaccaaacactgaattgcggcaggatatgatacagttatcctatcttgtctcttatcctgtgcaccaaacgggccctaaaagTCATCTAATAACAGGTAACAAGATATCATATCCATTCAGTTAATTTCTGATGGAACTTGAGTTCATGTAATTCATGTACCTTGTCCTTATGTAAGGCAACAAACTTTACTTTACCCTTGTAATTCGAcactataattttaattatccgGTACCAGTTGTACTGTCCTGTATAAAATCCTAAAAATTCATGTATGTATGTGGGGTATTAGCTAGTTAAGTAGCTAATGGaattctctacttaagtagagaatgTTGTAAAATCCTGAAAATTTCATGTATAGGGGATGTTAGTGGGTTAAGTAGTGAACTCAATCCTTAACTTAAGCAGCAAACGTGTAAAACCTTAAAAATTCTATTGGGTGTCGGCTAGTTAAGTAACAAATTCAATTTGCAAGTTAAGTAGTAAGagggtattttgataatttcacGGGGCGTGCGAGGAAACCTAAGTGGCGCAAAAAGAAGATCTCATTCAAATATAGTTTCTAAAGTTTCTCTTGTGTTTTTAGTGCTTATCTTTTAAGGGTGTGAAAGACCTTTTGGACTCTATTTATACTTGTATTGTGTTTTAAGTTGGAATGTAGCTTCCGGATTGTAGCAGTACataatacaaaatttaaaattgttgtttcaCAAAACAATAGGTTAAAAGTGCACATTATCTTATCTTTAACACAATGTTGATTTGAGATccaagaaaatgaaaaattgtaatttttagagagaaaatGAGATAGTACGATGAATAATAGTTGGTGTGTGTATAAACCGGCATAGTTTGGAACGTATAATCCCACCAAGCAGATTATAGAACCTGAAGTATACATGCAATTCGGAATTAACGCAACTTCTAAATTGTGTTGAAGGGGGGAAAACGAAATTAAAGAGAACCATAAATAAACCTTCactttaattttctatttccAAGTTAACAGAATGGAAAGAAACGGATGCAAATTGCATTTTCTATTTCCAAGTTCATATTGGTGAAatggtaaaaaagaaaaaaattaaatatgcagatagatttttatttttcttcataaataCAATTTAGACATGTCTCTAAAAAATATCTTATGACACAAAAAACTTACAAagcaattttatatttatcttctttATAAGTAGAGACTAGCGAGACTCAAACCTAAAACCTTCTAATTAAAATCTATCTTTTTAACGTTAGACTgatttccaaaaaattaaatatgcaaACAATTAATTATTGCCTTTGTCCGCAGTTATACACCGTAAACatcttttaagaaaaaattgtattattaaatatacgcatattttaatttactagatatatttattattaaatttaaaaatatattatttattaatactactgatttatttttggagataaaaattcatagtatgatatataaaaaataattcaatatatttataCACAAAATAGACTCTTCAAAATCTCgatcaatttttcataaaatgtgtaaaaaagaaggaaaaaaattgtaaaatgcCACCAAGGTAGCaactcattttcttttttggtaaaCAGGTAGTAACTAATTAAGTACtaatgaatttaattaaattatcaaCTAATTACcactcatatttatttatttataacgtGGCCccaatttcataaaatttaaccACAAAAAGACATTGCCAACCGACCTAGTCAACTTTGTGACCccattttcttttcctttattAACAAGTTTCATCACTTTCATTTCATCAACTTCCATTACCGTCATTGTCATCACTCTTAACTTAGATCCCTTTTTTCTGTGTcctcttttcattttcttcttcaataaTCCACTGAATTAATTTAGCTAATTATAGTAAAGAGTTTTCTCTTCTTTCATGAACACACGTATTCTATTTCAAGGTGGCACAACAACATGAAAATGTGCTTCATTATCTTCATGTATGAACAATTAAAATGTGAAAAAACTTTAAAGTTCACACTTGGTAGTGGCAGATTATATATGGAGTATGAAACTGACTTAAGATATGgttgaaatttaaatgaaaacaattaATTACATCAAAATATGATAATGTGACAAAAAATATGGTTAATGGGTAGGTCACACTTTTCTACAGCATTTAATTCCATGATACTCTTCATGCACTATAAATAAGGCCCTTTGTGAACCTTTGCATTCATCAATCTTTTCTCAAAGTATTGTTGTGTGTTCTGTTTTCTAATTACAATGATGAATTTCAAaccttttgtttttctcataCTTCTGTCTGGTGTAGTTCTCATCTCTGCAGTGGTGGCTGATGAACCTGCACCACCAGGTATGAAGGCCTCCAAATCCACactagttattttatttatcaacTTTGTTAAATATTTTGGTGAAAT
This portion of the Trifolium pratense cultivar HEN17-A07 linkage group LG3, ARS_RC_1.1, whole genome shotgun sequence genome encodes:
- the LOC123913640 gene encoding hydroxypyruvate reductase isoform X2, which produces MRRESVRLLVRSSKSLFGPNSKQSLVYSTATQDPRKILMEKNGNMTKEIERKITRVLFCGHQFPGSHLYTTEYLQNHSFIKVDVLPLEEVPKAIANYHVCIVKMMKLDSNLISRAVQMQLIMQYGVGLEGVDIDAATKHGIKVARIPGDVTGNAASCAEMAIYLTLGLLRKQNEMAIAIQQRKLGEPTGDALFGKTVFILGFGSIGVDLARRLKPFGVKVIATKRSWASYAQNTNELNDVDALVDVKGSHEDIYDFAAKADIVVCCLILNSETVGIINNNFISSMKKGALLVNVARGRLLDYEAVVEHLESGHLGGLGTDVAWTEPFDPDDRILKFKNVIMTPHIAGVTEHSYRSMAKVVGDVVLQLHDGLPLTGIELVN
- the LOC123913640 gene encoding hydroxypyruvate reductase isoform X1 codes for the protein MRRESVRLLVRSSKSLFGPNSKQSLVYSTATQDPRKILMEKNGNMTKEIERKITRVLFCGHQFPGSHLYTTEYLQNHSFIKVDVLPLEEVPKAIANYHVCIVKMMKLDSNLISRAVQMQLIMQYGVGLEGVDIDAATKHGIKVARIPGDVTGNAASCAEMAIYLTLGLLRKQNEMAIAIQQRKLGEPTGDALFGKTVFILGFGSIGVDLARRLKPFGVKVIATKRSWASYAQNTNELSKNDVDALVDVKGSHEDIYDFAAKADIVVCCLILNSETVGIINNNFISSMKKGALLVNVARGRLLDYEAVVEHLESGHLGGLGTDVAWTEPFDPDDRILKFKNVIMTPHIAGVTEHSYRSMAKVVGDVVLQLHDGLPLTGIELVN